The DNA sequence CATAGAGCATGAGTAAGAGACGGTAAAGTCGCCACCATGGCTATGAGCCTCGATGAGCGAGTACGGTCCGCGGTGGCCGCCCTGCTGCACGCGACCGGTGAGTCGCAGACCGATCTTGCCGCCGCGTTGGGCAGGAGCCAGGCCCAGGTGAGCCGTCGTCAGTCCGGGACCGCCGTATGGAGCCTGGCGGACTGCGACGCGGTCGCCGCGCACTACGGCATCGACGTCCTCGAACTCCTGGCGGGGCCCACCCGGGCCATGGAGTCGCTGCCCGCGGAACGCCGGCGCGTTGCCGGGCGCCATGCCCCCGCCGTGCCCGCGGCGACCGTTCCGGACGGGGGTGTCCGGTGACGGACTTCGACGCGATCGACGCTCTGCTCGCCGGGGCGAAGAAAGAGGTCCCGCTGCCGCCCGCCGAGGAACGCCGTGCCCTGCGCGAAGAGCTCAGCGTTTCGCGTGCCCAGCTCGCGCAGGCCCTGAATGTCAGCCCGTCCACGGTCGGCGGGTGGGAGACGGGACGGGACCCGAGCGGGGAAGTGCGGGAGAAGTACGCGTACTTCCTTGAGGGAGCGCGGACCAAGCTGGCCGCCGATGCGGTCGAGGACGACGGTCCGGACGAGGAACCGGTTCTGGCGGAGGAGGCCCTCCCCGGGGAAGAAGCCGGGGTGGACGCAGGCACGGCGGAAGCCGAGCAGCGGACGGCGCCGGACGAGGCCGACGACGTCGAGGCCCTGACCGAGCCTCGGCCCTGTGTGCTGTGCGGG is a window from the Streptomyces sp. NBC_00299 genome containing:
- a CDS encoding helix-turn-helix domain-containing protein, which encodes MAMSLDERVRSAVAALLHATGESQTDLAAALGRSQAQVSRRQSGTAVWSLADCDAVAAHYGIDVLELLAGPTRAMESLPAERRRVAGRHAPAVPAATVPDGGVR